One Clupea harengus unplaced genomic scaffold, Ch_v2.0.2, whole genome shotgun sequence genomic window, AACACGTGATGCGGCTGTTGCATGACTTACTTGTGTTCCACATAGGCTACCACGTTCTGCATTTCTATCTCCTGCCTGGGAAATACTGTAATTTGATTCATGTACAGCTGCTATCCATCTTTTAGTTTCTTTCATAAATTCTCTGATTGGTGCCATTTTAACTTCAAACCAATTATCTTGGTCACACGTTCGTTCATCCTCTCTTAAAAGATTTGCAACTTCACTGTTGAGACTTCTGAACTCTCCTACCAACTCTGCAAAATCTTTTTCCATTGCATCTTGCACATTTTGGACGTTTCTAGCATCACGCATTAATATCTCAAACTCCCTTATTGTGCTTGTCAGAGTTCCTCATTTTCGTCTCCTCAAtgcaatgtatttctgcaaCTTGTCTTCTAATGCCTTCTCAGTTAGCTTACGTGATCTTCCCTGCGCCATCATATGCTCCACACCTCTCTGTTCTTCCACAAAAGCCATCGTACACGTTGCCGAGTTAATGCTCAAGCTGTATGCCACAGTTTAAAAGCTCTTTCTTACACGGAACTTTTCTTAATTAACGAGTGCAAAACAGCTTCTCAAAAATCGCTAAAAACTCCATATTGACTGAATAAAAGCTGGCTATCAGCGTAGGTTCTTGCTAGGGTTGAATCATGTTGCTATTTCCAGCATGGAGCAGTTACAGTTTAACTTTCGTTTTCCTCCAATCTCACTAATTATCTTCATTCATCCGTATATCTTCGTATCTTCTTAATACTCAAAGATAAAAAGGAGTTTTCGATACCTGTTCGCGTAGAATACTTCAATGGATTACCAGTTCCAACGTTAGCTTCGGTGGTGAGACCGTCCTTTTCACGTCCTAGCCACGTTCTTCTCCTTGTTAAGGCAATCCAGTTAAACTCGGCTAAGCTAGTTTTTTGACTAAATGTAGTGGCACTCCGTTTAGTTCTGAGTCTTCTGTACCACAATTTTGAGTTCATTCTTAGAAACTATTAATTGACACGCGAGTGAGACAAGTAAATCTtccataaaaaatgtttactagAAAACGTAGTTACAACGGttcacacggtcaaaaaactatgCCGCCAACGTCATCTGATTGGAAGCTTATATTCTGACAAGTTATTCagcttttaaatacaatactaaattatatattttaacCTAAACATTCTTTCAAATCATAATGAGATTATTTATCTTCAGTTaccttttttaatctttttaaactaaattattatAACAGATGAAATCATGAATTTGGCTCTTACACACTCAATAGTACAATGACAATTGGAAAACAAATTTTAACATTTCTTTCTGCTGCATTAGCCTTTGCCAAGAGAATGGTATCCAATCTGAAGAACCATTGTTGGCCCTTGGTCTGAGCGTAAACCAGCCTTTGCGCTGAAGAGCATTATAAGAAAAGAGAGCAATGCATAACTGGAGGATATTGTCAATGAAAAATGTCATTGGTTCTTAGTATTTCTTCACGTTCTCCTGAAAGATTTGTCTGGGAGTGAAGCATCAGGACTGGTCTGTTGTCTCCAATGTTTAAACTCATGAAGGGCTGTCCTTTGGCTGTAGCTTGAGCCaaactctgtttctgtctctgctctgatgtgtgtgtctgtgtgctcaccACCCCAGTGTCTGGAGTGCTGCCGCTGGCTGTGCCGGAGCTCACTCAGATCTGCCAGGACGTGAACGTGATCCGCTCGCACATCTCCGACCTGCAGAAGGCGAGCGAGATGATGGACCAATGGTGCCACGTGGGGTACATCCTGGACTTCCTGCTCTTCCGCATCTACCTGATGCTCATCACCTGCTATGCGGTAGTCATCATCTGCATGTGGTGCATATGGATCTACCagtgacacaacacaacacacaccgcctggcacacactcatctgatgTGCAACAGAGAGcgagcgcacacgcacacacacaacccctgggCACACATACTCATCTTATGAGCAATAGGGAGCACATGAGGGAATGATGTGCTGttgtagatcacacacacacagagcctgggAGCACACTCCTAAGATGAGTGTGatgaagcacacatacacagatgtgtGTCGTTTGAGTAGTATCTTATACTATTTACGATTTAGTATCTTATACTTTTAGATCTTATAATTTTATGAGAATATGAACTAGATTTGTGCATTTAATCAGGTATATTTTCACTGAAACACTTTGCAAGAATTAACAGAAAGGAGCATGTTCCCATAATGATTATTAAAGGGTCCATCATTTTGGAAGTTGCTTGGACTGTTGAAAAATGTATTGATGTATTGTATAATTTTA contains:
- the LOC122132330 gene encoding 5-hydroxytryptamine receptor 3A-like; this encodes MVISLLETVVITNVLHTNSTKYRDVPHWVAEEITSVVQEKPDNSGTRAIQPPAQSTPAHQSRNMSGVLPLAVPELTQICQDVNVIRSHISDLQKASEMMDQWCHVGYILDFLLFRIYLMLITCYAVVIICMWCIWIYQ